The following proteins are encoded in a genomic region of Spirosoma sp. SC4-14:
- a CDS encoding TonB-dependent receptor yields the protein MKNLVQTLWIGTVLLIASESVQAQFPTLPGSGQKPAPAIPGTSSDNTPRGNAKLTGIIVDSTTKQPVEFASIALIDTKTNKPIDGTVADEKGRFTLNKLPEGNFRLLISFVGYTNKTIARIKLNRKGDTDLGTIVLSPDVRTLKEVEVVGQASLIEEKVDRLVYNADKDITAKGGDATEVMRKVPLLTVDLDGNISLRGNSNVRVLINNKPSTIVASSVADALKQIPADMIKTVEVITSPSAKYDAEGSAGIINIITKKTTIQGFTLNVDAGAGNRGSNLGLNGNLRTGKMGFSLSGFGRANYNVIGKFANTQETFGSSGTTRTEQSADTRNHGIFGHYTLGWDYDISKNSVITASLRYGTRNNFQNQDNFLTRTITPSGYFPSLSMRNVVTKDLSGTVDANIDYTRTYKPQQELTVSAQYSRNNRNNDFTADILSNADFSTIAARQQNLNNSYNQETTLQGDYQTPIGKNQLIEFGGKGIFRQVESAFSYNYGIGTGELTTDPTRTANTLNYDQTIGAGYASYTLTTKKKYTVKAGARYEYTTIHANYSQNQPGELGGAAGQDLGIPNYGNLVPSINISKTLKGGKTIKLAYNRRLQRPGIQFLNPNVNTSNPTNITQGNPLLSPELTDNFEFSTSAYVKSVYLNVSLFARQTNNSITSVRDTATTSVGRAIRTTYQNIGKESAYGVNVFGNATLFSKWQIGGGVDAYYAYLTNNSSIYIYNATNSGWVVTGRFFSNLTLKNGWGVQGFAFMRGRRVQLQGYQGGFAFYSLGVKKDLKNKRGSFGIAGENFFNHPFTIRSESSSPIFTQNSMTSLYNAGIRVTFSYKLGKLNFDQPQRRRGRSVENDDLKAGETDNNGAVQQQQQQPAPGGNRTGGRPR from the coding sequence ATGAAGAATCTAGTACAAACGTTATGGATAGGAACCGTACTATTAATCGCATCCGAATCGGTTCAGGCTCAGTTCCCCACTCTTCCGGGTAGTGGACAGAAACCGGCTCCTGCCATTCCTGGCACATCGAGTGACAACACTCCTCGCGGTAATGCCAAACTGACGGGTATAATTGTCGACTCAACCACAAAACAACCTGTTGAATTTGCCAGCATTGCCCTGATCGACACCAAAACCAATAAGCCCATTGATGGCACTGTTGCCGACGAAAAAGGACGATTTACGCTGAATAAACTGCCCGAAGGTAATTTTCGGCTTCTGATTTCATTTGTAGGCTATACGAATAAGACCATAGCCCGTATTAAACTTAACCGAAAAGGTGATACTGATCTGGGAACTATTGTTTTATCGCCCGATGTGCGAACGCTGAAAGAAGTTGAAGTGGTTGGGCAGGCGAGTCTGATCGAAGAAAAAGTCGATCGGCTGGTCTACAATGCCGACAAGGATATTACGGCCAAAGGGGGCGATGCTACCGAGGTGATGCGAAAAGTGCCATTACTAACGGTTGATCTGGATGGGAATATAAGTCTTCGTGGTAATAGCAACGTTCGGGTGCTGATCAACAACAAACCTTCGACCATTGTAGCCAGTAGCGTGGCGGATGCCCTCAAGCAGATTCCGGCCGATATGATCAAAACAGTGGAGGTAATTACCTCGCCTTCTGCCAAGTATGATGCCGAAGGGTCGGCTGGTATTATCAATATCATCACCAAGAAAACGACTATTCAGGGATTTACCCTAAACGTCGATGCCGGGGCTGGTAACCGGGGTAGCAATCTGGGGCTGAACGGTAATTTGCGGACCGGTAAAATGGGCTTCAGTTTGAGCGGATTTGGTCGGGCTAACTATAACGTAATCGGTAAATTTGCCAATACGCAGGAAACGTTCGGTAGCAGCGGCACCACCCGAACCGAACAATCAGCCGACACCCGTAACCACGGTATTTTTGGGCATTATACGCTTGGCTGGGATTATGACATCAGTAAAAACAGTGTCATTACAGCGAGCCTCCGCTACGGCACTCGTAACAATTTTCAGAATCAGGATAACTTCCTGACCAGAACAATAACACCCAGTGGGTATTTTCCGAGTCTAAGCATGCGTAACGTGGTGACGAAAGATTTGTCGGGTACGGTCGATGCCAATATCGATTATACACGTACCTACAAACCACAGCAGGAACTGACGGTATCGGCTCAGTATAGTCGCAATAACCGTAATAACGACTTCACCGCCGATATTTTAAGCAACGCCGATTTCTCAACTATTGCCGCCCGCCAGCAAAACCTGAACAATAGCTATAATCAGGAAACAACACTTCAGGGCGATTATCAGACCCCAATTGGTAAAAACCAATTGATCGAGTTTGGTGGTAAGGGAATTTTTCGGCAGGTAGAAAGTGCCTTTAGCTATAATTATGGCATAGGAACCGGCGAACTAACTACCGACCCGACTCGCACGGCCAACACGCTGAACTACGATCAGACCATTGGTGCTGGGTATGCATCCTATACGCTGACGACAAAAAAGAAATATACCGTCAAGGCTGGTGCCCGCTACGAATATACAACCATTCATGCCAACTACAGTCAGAATCAGCCGGGCGAACTGGGTGGAGCAGCCGGGCAGGATCTGGGCATTCCTAACTATGGGAATCTGGTGCCGAGCATCAATATTTCGAAGACGCTTAAAGGAGGAAAAACAATTAAACTGGCTTATAACCGTCGTTTACAACGGCCGGGTATCCAGTTTCTGAATCCGAATGTCAACACCTCGAACCCGACAAACATTACGCAGGGAAATCCGCTCTTATCGCCCGAACTGACCGATAACTTCGAATTCAGTACGAGTGCGTATGTAAAGAGTGTTTATCTGAACGTATCGCTGTTTGCCCGCCAGACCAACAATTCAATCACAAGCGTTCGGGATACCGCAACAACCAGCGTAGGGCGAGCCATCCGAACCACGTATCAGAACATCGGTAAAGAGTCGGCCTATGGCGTAAACGTATTTGGTAATGCAACCCTGTTCTCGAAATGGCAGATTGGCGGAGGGGTCGATGCGTATTATGCCTATCTGACCAACAACAGTTCGATTTATATTTATAACGCAACCAACTCGGGCTGGGTTGTTACGGGACGGTTCTTTTCCAACCTGACACTTAAAAATGGCTGGGGCGTTCAGGGCTTTGCCTTTATGCGAGGCCGTCGGGTGCAGTTGCAGGGCTATCAGGGTGGTTTTGCTTTCTATAGCCTTGGTGTGAAGAAAGACCTGAAAAACAAGCGGGGCAGCTTCGGTATTGCGGGCGAAAATTTCTTTAACCACCCCTTCACGATTCGTTCGGAGTCGAGTTCGCCGATTTTTACGCAAAACAGCATGACCAGCCTCTACAATGCCGGTATCCGTGTCACCTTTAGTTATAAACTGGGTAAGCTAAACTTCGATCAGCCGCAACGCCGGAGAGGGCGTTCGGTTGAGAATGATGATCTGAAAGCCGGAGAAACTGATAATAATGGTGCGGTTCAGCAACAACAGCAGCAACCTGCACCGGGTGGTAACCGCACCGGAGGCCGGCCGAGGTAG
- a CDS encoding ROK family protein: protein MQNYWGIDLGGTKIEGVILSAPSPDAVIIRKRIDTEAHKGYDHIMSQIVRLIDLLKAETSLTPDRIGFGTPGTFDPARQTMKNCNTTVLNGRPMKQDLARLLGVPVAVANDANCFALAEATMGIVPDVVPDFQTVFGVIMGTGVGGGVVVKGRDGAPFVLNGLQGIGGEWGHNILEENGYPCYCGKRGCTEQVISGPALQRYYQQISGAERTMKEIMEHYSAGSDLFASQTVNRMLEYFGRAISVIVNILDPDAIVLGGGVGNVDLLYTEGVERAKKYVFNSGELNTPFLKPKLGDSAGVFGAALL from the coding sequence ATGCAGAACTACTGGGGAATTGATCTGGGTGGCACCAAAATAGAAGGTGTTATACTTTCCGCCCCCTCGCCCGACGCCGTTATTATTCGTAAACGTATTGATACCGAAGCGCATAAAGGCTACGATCACATTATGTCGCAGATTGTACGACTTATTGATCTGTTAAAAGCCGAAACCAGCCTGACTCCCGACCGCATCGGCTTCGGCACGCCCGGTACCTTCGACCCGGCCCGGCAAACCATGAAAAACTGTAACACGACGGTTCTGAATGGTCGCCCCATGAAGCAGGATCTGGCTCGTTTGCTGGGCGTTCCGGTAGCCGTGGCCAACGATGCCAACTGTTTTGCACTGGCCGAAGCAACCATGGGTATCGTTCCAGACGTTGTTCCTGATTTCCAGACCGTATTTGGTGTAATTATGGGGACCGGTGTTGGCGGAGGGGTGGTTGTGAAGGGTCGCGATGGAGCTCCGTTTGTGCTGAATGGCCTACAAGGTATTGGTGGTGAATGGGGGCATAATATTCTGGAAGAAAACGGGTATCCGTGCTATTGCGGGAAGCGCGGCTGCACTGAACAGGTTATTTCGGGGCCTGCCCTTCAGCGCTATTATCAGCAGATCAGCGGAGCCGAACGAACCATGAAAGAGATCATGGAACACTATTCCGCAGGCAGTGATCTGTTCGCCAGTCAAACCGTAAACCGAATGCTTGAATATTTCGGCCGGGCCATTTCGGTAATCGTCAATATTCTCGACCCAGACGCCATTGTGCTGGGTGGTGGTGTAGGAAACGTCGATTTACTTTACACAGAAGGTGTTGAACGGGCAAAAAAATATGTGTTCAATTCGGGTGAACTGAACACACCTTTTTTAAAACCCAAGCTAGGCGACAGCGCCGGTGTTTTTGGTGCAGCGTTGCTATAG
- a CDS encoding peroxiredoxin, with amino-acid sequence MLTPGQKAPDFTLFNSERKEVSLKDFEGKNLIILFFPMAFTSVCTAELCEMRDNITTYAKLNADIVGISVDSPFTLAKFKEDQKLPFNLLSDFNKEVSQAYDTYYDTFVMNLKGVSKRSAFVVDKTGTIQYAEVLESAGDVPNFTAVQETLANLN; translated from the coding sequence ATGCTAACTCCGGGTCAGAAAGCGCCAGATTTTACACTTTTTAATAGCGAACGAAAAGAAGTATCGCTTAAGGACTTTGAAGGGAAAAATCTTATTATTCTATTTTTCCCGATGGCCTTCACCAGCGTATGCACAGCCGAGCTATGCGAAATGCGCGATAACATTACTACCTATGCCAAGTTGAATGCCGACATTGTTGGCATTTCGGTCGATTCACCATTTACACTAGCTAAGTTTAAAGAAGATCAGAAATTACCATTTAACCTTCTTTCCGATTTCAATAAAGAGGTTTCGCAGGCCTACGATACTTATTACGACACATTTGTCATGAATCTGAAAGGAGTAAGCAAACGCTCAGCTTTTGTTGTCGATAAAACAGGCACCATTCAATATGCCGAAGTTCTCGAAAGTGCCGGTGATGTTCCTAACTTCACCGCCGTACAGGAAACGTTAGCAAATCTTAATTAA
- a CDS encoding class I SAM-dependent methyltransferase yields the protein MAWYHHFFYGLPQRAWKAAQTEEQTHLELELLVETLEFGPGDRLLDVFCGYGRHALPLAQMGAQLTGVDISDDYINELRTTASAERLALTAIQGDFLTMPVGELQTSALFDAAYCMGNSFSFFPYTDMLAFVRRIAGLLKPGGRFLAHTEMIAESVLPDYQQRNWLPVDAEGEEPILLLVENNYDPTESRIDSHLTYVQAGVTQTRTAEHYIYTLAELIRIFTTAGLSVSACYGTVEGDLYELGDQGVWLLAEKA from the coding sequence ATGGCCTGGTATCATCATTTTTTTTACGGCTTGCCGCAACGTGCCTGGAAAGCCGCTCAAACCGAAGAGCAAACCCATCTGGAACTGGAGCTGCTGGTGGAAACACTGGAGTTTGGCCCAGGCGATCGTTTGCTCGATGTGTTTTGTGGGTATGGCCGGCATGCATTGCCATTGGCGCAGATGGGCGCTCAGTTGACGGGAGTTGATATTTCGGATGACTATATCAACGAGCTCAGAACAACGGCATCGGCAGAACGTTTGGCATTGACGGCAATTCAGGGTGATTTTCTGACAATGCCTGTTGGCGAGTTGCAGACAAGTGCTCTATTTGATGCTGCCTATTGCATGGGCAATAGTTTTAGTTTTTTCCCTTACACTGATATGCTGGCTTTTGTCCGGCGTATTGCCGGTCTGCTAAAACCTGGTGGACGATTTCTGGCGCATACCGAAATGATAGCTGAATCGGTATTGCCCGATTATCAGCAGCGAAACTGGCTACCGGTTGATGCCGAAGGAGAAGAACCAATCCTGCTTCTGGTCGAAAATAACTATGACCCTACCGAAAGCCGGATCGATTCGCATCTGACATACGTTCAGGCAGGCGTTACTCAGACCCGAACGGCTGAGCATTACATTTACACCCTGGCCGAACTGATACGTATCTTTACAACGGCTGGTTTATCGGTTTCTGCATGTTATGGAACGGTTGAAGGGGACCTATATGAATTAGGCGATCAGGGCGTTTGGCTGCTCGCTGAAAAAGCCTGA
- a CDS encoding TetR/AcrR family transcriptional regulator — protein METIERKPRSRENTRSGIIGTAKAIARREGWQAVSIRKIADAIEYSAPIVYEYFDSKDILLDEIRNEGFRHLRQEYERILKLYRDPEKRLYEISLIQWDFSRQQPEIYQVMYNLNGAYCTLPVHESEAIKEVGNIVREIIFSFIPKSKESIQKLYFEWWAMSHGMIMLAMMLKDQQPVDQSEQVYRDSMRRFVRTLR, from the coding sequence ATGGAAACCATCGAGCGTAAGCCGCGTTCACGCGAGAACACCCGCTCGGGAATCATAGGAACGGCAAAAGCAATTGCCCGTCGTGAGGGATGGCAAGCCGTTTCTATTCGTAAGATTGCCGACGCTATAGAGTACAGTGCGCCTATTGTGTATGAATATTTCGATAGCAAGGATATACTGCTGGATGAAATCCGAAATGAAGGTTTTCGGCATTTGCGTCAGGAATACGAGCGTATCCTAAAACTGTATCGTGATCCGGAAAAACGATTGTACGAAATTTCACTTATTCAGTGGGATTTTTCGCGTCAGCAACCGGAAATTTATCAGGTAATGTATAACCTCAATGGTGCTTATTGCACGCTTCCCGTTCACGAATCGGAAGCCATAAAAGAGGTTGGCAACATTGTCAGAGAAATTATTTTCTCGTTCATTCCAAAATCGAAAGAAAGTATCCAGAAACTATACTTCGAGTGGTGGGCTATGTCGCACGGTATGATTATGCTGGCGATGATGCTCAAAGATCAGCAGCCTGTCGACCAGTCGGAGCAGGTATATCGGGATTCGATGCGTCGATTTGTGCGTACGTTGCGATAA
- a CDS encoding NmrA family NAD(P)-binding protein — protein MQVAVIGATGMLGGPVTHELIHAGFSIRIIARDVVKAVRLFPNTQVVAGDLRSVEGLVTALAGVEVVYLNLSIRQTEKQAEFHTEGQGLWHLIEAARQAGVRRIAYLSSIVMRYQGMNGFRWWAFDVKQEAVRLIKASGIAFSIFYPSCFIDSINQTQRAGRFVLLVGRSTVCPWYISASDYGKQVVRALQIAKPGQNQEYVVQGPEAMTQHEAAERFVRAYRKESLTLLTTPPLLLKSGRLFSAQADYGWHITEAINHYPEVFEAGQTWADLGKPQTTIEHVAAELSSAVHGREPK, from the coding sequence ATGCAGGTTGCGGTGATTGGTGCTACAGGAATGCTCGGCGGACCTGTAACCCACGAATTGATCCATGCTGGTTTTTCGATCCGGATAATTGCTCGGGATGTTGTAAAGGCTGTACGGCTATTCCCCAATACACAGGTTGTTGCCGGTGATTTACGATCGGTAGAGGGGTTAGTTACGGCTCTTGCTGGCGTAGAGGTCGTTTACCTGAACTTATCCATCCGACAAACCGAAAAGCAGGCCGAATTCCATACGGAAGGTCAGGGGCTATGGCATCTGATCGAAGCCGCTCGCCAGGCTGGCGTAAGGCGTATTGCCTATCTGTCGTCGATTGTTATGCGCTACCAGGGCATGAATGGTTTCCGGTGGTGGGCATTTGACGTGAAGCAGGAAGCTGTCCGATTGATCAAAGCTTCGGGGATTGCTTTCAGTATTTTTTATCCATCCTGTTTCATCGATTCAATTAACCAAACCCAGCGGGCTGGCCGGTTTGTGTTGTTGGTTGGCCGTTCAACGGTTTGCCCCTGGTATATTTCGGCCAGCGACTACGGAAAGCAGGTCGTTCGGGCCTTGCAGATTGCCAAGCCCGGCCAAAATCAGGAATACGTCGTTCAGGGGCCAGAAGCCATGACTCAGCACGAGGCTGCCGAACGATTCGTAAGGGCCTACCGGAAAGAAAGCCTTACGCTATTAACCACTCCACCGTTGTTGTTAAAATCAGGACGTTTGTTTTCGGCTCAGGCCGACTATGGCTGGCATATTACCGAAGCTATTAATCACTATCCTGAGGTTTTTGAAGCTGGTCAAACCTGGGCTGATTTGGGTAAGCCCCAAACAACAATTGAACACGTTGCGGCTGAGCTTTCTTCGGCAGTTCATGGCCGTGAACCTAAGTAG
- a CDS encoding outer membrane beta-barrel protein — protein MTLSLRAFFAFFFLPTLTISVAFAQNASKITGTVQDSTGVGVEFATVALHRATDSTVVQTEFSDASGAFQFAAVPAGNYFVSASQVGFNRSQTDPFALSFQNETLPGIRLRPNGNTNLKEVTVQARKPMFEREADRIVVNVDGSPLSAGATSLEVLSRSPGVTVDQNDNLALRGKQGVLVLIDGKRVPMTGTELAEMLRALPANAVEKIELITNPPAKYDAAGSAGIIAIKLKKDGRQGTNGSLTTSYGYGRYGKFTSGLTLNHRHKKVNLFGNYNYSDRNVFTQLKLHRDFYQDGKFIGSSDQDNIGKTRYATHTYRAGVDYTLSKRTMLGAVVNGQNLDAKASIPNVTQTFDAEGQLQSSYQSANSRGLRMPNIAGNVNLKHSFDSTGKREITADADFAHYETHRLQNLSTLFSLPVRPPTVLAGDLNGALNITSFKTDYTHILPNKGRVEGGFKVSWVHSDNDVLFTNSSDGQSVIDTTKSNHFQYDENINAAYININKVFSKLTVQIGLRGEQTIAQGIQLIGNNGFKRNYFQLFPSLFFKQSLSKLHEMSLSLSRRIDRPTYNQLNPFRAYIDATTYFSGNPSLFPQLSYNIELTHTFKQKFITSVSYTRTDQPIISVVQPAPEGNRQAVSTFQNLTRSDYYGLTMTIPVQPARWWTMDNNLVAYYQLFIGNLAGTSLNAGLPAFSLNSTSTFTLGRGWTADLTGNYQSRQLYGFLDIQPLGQLNIGLQKTMLNKKGTLKLNMTDVFYTSPLHATSAYANYKERFYQRQDTRVATASFTYRFGNDTLTPSRRRAGGAEDEKRRAGGA, from the coding sequence ATGACTCTTTCTTTACGGGCTTTTTTTGCCTTTTTCTTCTTGCCGACACTTACGATCTCGGTTGCCTTTGCGCAAAACGCGTCTAAAATAACCGGTACGGTGCAGGACTCGACAGGCGTTGGCGTTGAATTTGCTACGGTAGCACTTCACCGGGCCACCGACTCAACAGTCGTTCAAACCGAGTTTAGCGATGCATCGGGAGCGTTTCAGTTTGCAGCCGTTCCGGCAGGCAACTATTTTGTTTCGGCTTCGCAGGTTGGGTTCAATCGGTCGCAAACCGATCCGTTTGCCCTATCGTTTCAGAACGAAACGCTGCCTGGTATCCGGCTCCGGCCAAATGGGAATACAAACCTGAAAGAAGTAACCGTTCAGGCCCGCAAACCCATGTTTGAACGGGAGGCCGACCGTATCGTTGTCAATGTCGATGGCAGTCCGCTCAGTGCAGGAGCAACGTCGCTGGAAGTATTGAGTCGGTCGCCAGGGGTTACCGTTGATCAGAACGACAATTTAGCGCTTCGGGGTAAACAAGGAGTTTTGGTATTGATTGATGGAAAACGTGTGCCAATGACTGGCACTGAACTCGCCGAAATGCTTCGGGCCCTGCCAGCCAATGCCGTCGAAAAAATTGAGTTGATCACCAACCCGCCCGCCAAATACGACGCAGCTGGCAGTGCAGGCATTATTGCCATAAAACTCAAAAAAGACGGACGCCAGGGAACAAATGGTAGTCTGACGACAAGTTATGGTTATGGGCGATACGGAAAATTCACGAGCGGGCTTACTCTTAACCATCGCCATAAAAAAGTGAACCTGTTCGGCAATTACAATTATAGCGACCGAAATGTGTTCACACAACTAAAACTTCACCGCGATTTTTACCAGGACGGTAAGTTTATTGGTAGCAGCGATCAGGATAATATTGGCAAAACCCGCTACGCTACCCACACCTACCGGGCTGGTGTAGACTATACCCTCTCGAAGCGAACAATGCTGGGAGCCGTTGTCAATGGCCAAAATCTCGATGCAAAAGCCAGTATTCCCAACGTTACTCAGACATTCGATGCGGAAGGCCAGCTACAATCCAGCTACCAGTCGGCTAATAGCCGCGGCCTGCGAATGCCTAACATTGCCGGAAACGTAAATCTGAAGCATAGCTTCGACTCGACGGGCAAACGGGAAATCACAGCCGACGCCGATTTCGCTCATTATGAAACCCATCGGCTCCAGAATCTGTCTACTCTGTTCAGTTTGCCGGTTCGTCCGCCAACGGTTCTGGCCGGTGATCTGAATGGTGCCTTAAACATCACGTCATTTAAAACAGACTATACGCATATCTTACCCAATAAAGGCCGCGTGGAGGGTGGTTTCAAAGTGAGTTGGGTCCATTCGGACAATGATGTGTTGTTTACCAACAGCAGCGACGGCCAAAGCGTGATCGATACCACCAAAAGCAATCATTTTCAATATGATGAGAACATCAACGCGGCCTACATTAACATTAATAAAGTATTCAGCAAGCTAACGGTTCAGATAGGCCTTAGGGGCGAACAGACCATTGCCCAGGGTATTCAGTTGATCGGCAATAATGGGTTCAAACGAAACTATTTTCAGCTATTTCCCAGTCTGTTTTTCAAGCAATCGCTTTCTAAGTTGCATGAGATGAGCCTGTCTCTGAGCCGTCGAATCGATCGGCCTACCTACAATCAACTGAATCCGTTCCGGGCTTATATTGATGCAACAACCTATTTTTCGGGTAATCCGTCGCTGTTTCCGCAGTTGAGTTATAACATCGAACTTACGCATACCTTCAAACAGAAATTCATTACCTCCGTCAGTTATACCCGTACCGATCAGCCCATTATCAGCGTAGTACAACCCGCCCCCGAGGGCAACCGGCAAGCCGTATCGACGTTCCAGAATCTGACCCGTTCCGACTATTACGGGCTAACCATGACCATACCCGTACAACCTGCCCGCTGGTGGACAATGGACAATAATCTGGTAGCTTATTACCAGTTGTTTATCGGAAATCTGGCCGGAACGTCGCTGAATGCCGGGCTACCTGCCTTCAGCCTCAATAGCACCAGCACGTTCACCCTCGGGCGCGGCTGGACCGCCGATCTGACTGGCAACTACCAGTCACGTCAGCTATACGGATTTCTCGATATTCAGCCGCTGGGACAGCTTAACATTGGCCTGCAAAAAACGATGCTGAATAAAAAAGGAACCCTCAAACTGAATATGACCGATGTATTCTACACGAGCCCACTTCATGCCACCTCAGCGTATGCCAATTATAAGGAGCGGTTCTATCAGCGGCAAGATACGCGCGTTGCAACCGCTTCGTTTACCTACCGATTTGGCAACGACACGCTAACTCCCTCGCGCCGACGGGCCGGTGGAGCCGAAGATGAAAAACGTCGGGCTGGAGGAGCCTAG
- a CDS encoding YitT family protein → MVQQSSSFRIIRDTIFIVAGVLSAGMGIKGFLLSSHFIDGGVTGVSMLLSSLLIVPLPIWLLVINLPFIGLGYRQFGRQFALKSTLGIAGLSLSLAIIPYPDVTPDLLLTAVFGGFFIGAGIGLAMRGGAVLDGTEIAALLISRSNPVLKVSDVILVLNVAIFGAAAFFLGINPALYSMITYFAASKTVDFIIHGIEEYTAVLIISRQHQLIQEQIIEKGWGVTVLKGQEGYGKNGSHHDLDVVLYVVLTRLELSRLRSMVVNLDPKAFIIQHSVDDVAGGKVKSLPLH, encoded by the coding sequence ATGGTCCAGCAATCGTCCTCTTTCCGTATTATCAGAGATACCATCTTCATAGTTGCCGGTGTGCTCAGTGCCGGTATGGGCATCAAAGGGTTTTTATTATCCAGTCATTTTATCGATGGAGGTGTCACGGGAGTTTCGATGCTGCTATCATCACTGCTAATCGTTCCTCTTCCGATCTGGCTTTTAGTGATTAATCTACCGTTTATAGGCCTGGGCTATCGGCAGTTTGGCCGCCAGTTTGCGCTTAAAAGTACTCTGGGTATTGCCGGGCTATCTCTGAGTTTAGCGATTATTCCCTATCCCGATGTAACCCCTGATTTACTGCTGACGGCTGTTTTTGGTGGTTTTTTTATTGGTGCAGGCATTGGGCTGGCCATGCGCGGAGGTGCCGTTCTGGATGGAACCGAAATTGCGGCCTTGCTCATCAGCCGCAGTAATCCAGTACTGAAAGTCAGCGACGTTATTCTGGTACTAAATGTTGCAATTTTCGGCGCAGCAGCGTTCTTTTTAGGGATTAATCCGGCTCTCTACTCCATGATTACTTACTTTGCGGCCTCCAAAACTGTAGACTTTATAATTCATGGTATTGAAGAATATACGGCGGTATTAATTATTTCCCGGCAACATCAACTTATTCAGGAACAGATTATCGAAAAAGGCTGGGGTGTTACGGTGCTGAAAGGGCAGGAAGGCTATGGTAAAAATGGTAGCCACCACGACCTTGATGTTGTCTTATATGTCGTGCTCACCCGGCTTGAACTGAGTCGACTGCGTAGCATGGTTGTTAACCTCGATCCAAAAGCGTTTATTATCCAGCATAGTGTTGATGATGTGGCAGGCGGAAAAGTAAAAAGCCTGCCCCTGCACTGA
- the cysK gene encoding cysteine synthase A: MKVDNILDTIGQTPHVRLNRLYPGFEVWMKLERANPGASIKDRIALAMIEDAEASGLLNTDSVIIEPTSGNTGIGLAIVAAVKGYKLILVMPESMSIERRKIMAAYGAEFDLTPRELGMKGAIARAHELVDSTPNAWMPQQFENPANIAIHKRTTAQEILADFPEGFDVLITGVGTGGHITGVAEVLKEKFPALNVYAVEPEASPVISGGAPGPHPIQGIGAGFIPHNLHLDAIDGSIQVSRDDAFAWAQRVAREEGIFVGISSGASLAAIYQKLPDITPGSRILTFCYDTGERYLSIEGLY, translated from the coding sequence ATGAAAGTCGACAACATTTTAGATACCATTGGGCAAACGCCCCACGTTCGGCTAAACCGCCTTTATCCGGGTTTTGAAGTCTGGATGAAACTGGAACGAGCCAATCCAGGTGCCAGTATTAAAGACCGGATTGCGCTGGCCATGATTGAAGATGCCGAAGCTAGCGGCCTTCTGAACACAGATAGTGTTATTATCGAACCAACATCGGGCAACACGGGCATCGGACTTGCTATAGTTGCTGCTGTTAAAGGCTACAAACTGATTCTGGTCATGCCCGAATCAATGAGTATCGAGCGTCGTAAAATCATGGCAGCCTATGGTGCCGAGTTTGACCTGACCCCCCGCGAGTTAGGCATGAAAGGAGCCATTGCCCGCGCCCATGAACTGGTCGACAGCACCCCTAATGCCTGGATGCCTCAGCAGTTCGAAAACCCGGCCAATATTGCCATCCACAAACGCACCACGGCACAGGAAATTCTGGCCGATTTTCCGGAAGGCTTTGATGTGCTCATTACGGGCGTGGGCACAGGCGGGCATATAACTGGTGTTGCCGAAGTACTCAAAGAGAAATTCCCGGCACTGAACGTATACGCCGTTGAACCTGAAGCCTCGCCCGTTATCAGTGGTGGCGCACCAGGCCCGCACCCAATCCAGGGAATTGGCGCGGGTTTCATCCCCCATAATCTGCATCTCGATGCTATCGACGGCAGTATTCAGGTCAGTCGCGACGACGCATTTGCCTGGGCACAACGTGTTGCCAGAGAAGAGGGCATCTTTGTCGGCATTTCGTCTGGTGCTTCGCTGGCTGCTATTTATCAGAAATTACCCGACATAACGCCTGGTAGTCGAATTCTAACATTTTGTTACGATACAGGGGAACGATATTTATCGATTGAGGGATTATATTAA